One Malus domestica chromosome 11, GDT2T_hap1 genomic region harbors:
- the LOC139189388 gene encoding uncharacterized protein has protein sequence MQLLLESHGILGFVDGSPKCPARFIDDCNIEGIETDAYQVWKMHDRVVLQLIIATLSVTGMSCIIGCTNAHEMWDARDHLVAAGVPFNDDDIVIIALKGLSSEYNTFRTVIRGRDNVISLKDFGAQLLAEEATLENSQLTGSFIPAMLAQGGSSKGKGLLLVESSSY, from the exons ATGCAATTGCTTCTTGAAAGCCATGGAATTCTTGGTTTTGTGGATGGTTCTCCCAAATGTCCAGCTcgttttattgatgattgcaaTATTGAGGGGATAGAAACTGATGCATATCAAGtctggaaaatgcatgatcgtGTTGTCTTGCAACTTATCATTGCAACTCTATCTGTTACTGGTATGTCATGCATCATTGGATGTACTAATGCACATGAAATGTGG GATGCTCGTGATCATTTGGTTGCTGCTGGAGTGCCTTTTAATGATGATGATATTGTCATTATTGCTCTTAAGGGATTGTCATCCGAGTATAATACTTTCAGAACAGTTATTCGAGGGAGAGATAATGTCATTTCTCTGAAAGATTTTGGAGCCCAATTACTTGCAGAAGAAGCTACCCTTGAAAATTCTCAGTTAACTGGATCTTTTATACCTGCTATGCTCGCTCAAGGTGGTAGTTCCAAAGGCAAGGGTCTCTTACTTGTAGAGAGTTCGTCCTATTAG
- the LOC103412906 gene encoding phenylalanine N-monooxygenase CYP79D16-like: MEANVGFLSLCLLVTFIRFLIKRFWHQSHNKNDSKVFKPDYPLPPTPKCLKPWPIVGNLPELLANKPTFRWIHEMMDEMNTEITCIRLGNTNVIPITCPQLSREILKKQDAIFASRPLSISTFLITKGYKTAVMVPFGEQWKKMRKVITSELLTPMRHKWLTDKRVEEADHIVKYVYNQCNNNEGGGIVNLRFATQHYCANVIKKMVLNKRYFGEEMEDGGPCLEEQKYLENVFTMLNYIYSFSASDYIPCLRGLDLDGHEKIIKDAIRDTRKYQDPLIEERVREHQKLGNNKEAHDLLDILISLKDKNGEPLLSLEEIKAQVNELIMAAVDNPSNAAEWAIAEMINQPELFEKATQELDAVIGKNRQVQESDLSKLNFVKSCAREAFRLHPVAPFNVPHVSMADTTVGDYFIPKGSHVILSRVGLGRNPKVWDEPLKFKPERHLKDDGSGVVLTESELRFISFSTGMRGCVASTLGTAMTVMLFARLLHGFTWHVPPTESSIELTESTNDLLLAKPLLAYAKPRLPAHVYQTK, encoded by the exons ATGGAAGCCAACGTTGGCTTTCTCTCTTTGTGTTTGCTAGTCACCTTCATTCGTTTTCTGATCAAACGTTTTTGGCATCAAAGCCATAATAAAAACGATAGCAAAGTATTCAAGCCAGACTATCCACTTCCTCCCACTCCAAAATGCCTAAAACCATGGCCTATTGTCGGCAACCTCCCCGAATTGCTGGCTAACAAGCCCACATTCCGGTGGATACACGAGATGATGGACGAAATGAACACCGAAATTACATGCATCCGTCTTGGGAACACGAATGTGATTCCCATCACTTGCCCTCAACTCAGCCGCGAAATCTTAAAGAAGCAAGACGCAATCTTCGCATCGCGTCCACTTAGCATTTCCACTTTTCTTATCACCAAGGGGTACAAAACTGCGGTTATGGTGCCCTTCGGAGAACAATGGAAGAAAATGAGGAAGGTAATAACGAGCGAATTGCTTACTCCAATGAGGCACAAGTGGCTCACGGACAAAAGGGTTGAAGAGGCCGATCACATCGTCAAGTATGTGTACAACCAGTGCAACAACAATGAAGGCGGTGGCATTGTAAATTTGAGATTTGCCACTCAACATTATTGTGCAAATGTGATTAAGAAAATGGTTCTCAACAAGAGGTACTTTGGGGAGGAAATGGAGGATGGTGGGCCTTGTTTGGAGGAACAAAAGTATTTAGAAAATGTATTTACAATGCTTAACTACATCTATTCATTTTCTGCATCCGATTACATTCCATGCTTGAGAGGGCTTGACTTGGACGGCCATGAGAAGATTATCAAGGATGCCATAAGAGATACAAGAAAATACCAAGACCCCTTAATCGAAGAGAGGGTTCGTGAACATCAGAAACTTGGCAATAACAAGGAGGCACACGACTTGCTTGACATTCTTATCTCTCTGAAAGATAAGAATGGCGAACCCTTACTGTCTCTGGAAGAAATCAAAGCTCAAGTCAAT GAACTAATAATGGCAGCAGTGGACAATCCCTCAAATGCTGCTGAATGGGCAATTGCAGAGATGATAAATCAACCTGAACTCTTTGAGAAAGCAACACAAGAACTTGATGCTGTGATCGGAAAGAACAGACAAGTTCAAGAGTCGGATTTGTCAAAGCTCAACTTCGTAAAGTCCTGCGCCAGAGAAGCCTTCCGCCTCCACCCGGTGGCACCGTTCAATGTGCCTCACGTGTCTATGGCCGACACAACCGTCGGAGATTACTTCATCCCCAAGGGTAGCCACGTGATTCTCAGCCGAGTCGGACTCGGCCGCAACCCTAAAGTTTGGGACGAGCCTCTCAAGTTCAAGCCGGAGCGGCACCTCAAGGACGACGGGTCAGGGGTTGTGCTCACCGAGTCGGAGTTGCGGTTCATTTCGTTCAGCACGGGGATGCGGGGCTGCGTAGCGAGTACACTCGGCACTGCCATGACCGTAATGCTGTTTGCTAGGCTTCTTCATGGGTTTACATGGCACGTGCCACCCACTGAGTCAAGCATCGAACTCACCGAGTCAACTAACGATCTCTTACTCGCGAAGCCACTGCTTGCATATGCAAAGCCACGTTTGCCTGCTCATGTTTACCAAACGAAATGA